Proteins from one Telopea speciosissima isolate NSW1024214 ecotype Mountain lineage chromosome 1, Tspe_v1, whole genome shotgun sequence genomic window:
- the LOC122661703 gene encoding exocyst complex component EXO70B1-like has product MEKNPHEKSDNFASQNETNNYPDPNLPTTPSPAPESLADVSKSNALDNSVETTTTTITTDDVNNKDDTATLEKPETTEDSSSTSDLDSSLPKISEDIDHLLALLESKQIPDRIPDSVEKFAKLVEDQIAKYHSDDESIKWRQDSDEDSSLLKSVDRISKLTTALSHLPSDENYNLSINRIGSVLHRVMLYLEDEFRWILENGRESEPNDFKGTQQSINSNSDCCVLPEPDSARAVDFPGYSPETMSNLNSIAAAMIAAGYETECCQVYSISRRNSIEEALKNNGFEKISIDDVLKMQWESLEGEISAWIKAIKRCVTIYFAGERKLCDAVFEENQALCGSIFGNLARGVVIQLLNFAEAVAMTKRSAEKLFKFLDMYEALLDLIPELDTLFPSEFSEYLQNEISSARYGLGEAAVSIFYDLENSIKSDTSRAAVPGGAVHPLTRYTMNYLKYAGEYKDTLEQIFQEHQKIDQSDAGSDKESSNPSYGNQAAKPSPFSVQLVTVMDLLDSHLEAKSKLYKDLSLNYIFLMNNGRYIIQKIKGSKEIYELIGNSWCRKRSYSLRQYHKNYQRETWNKVLGCLKDEGLQVNGKVSKPVLKERFKTFNAMFDEIHKTQTSWIVSDEQLQSELRVSISAVVIPAYRSFLGRFSQYLDSGRQSEKYMKYGPEDIETSIDELFEGNPTSMGRRRT; this is encoded by the coding sequence ATGGAGAAAAACCCTCATGAGAAGTCCGACAATTTTGCCAGCCAAAATGAGACTAACAACTATCCGGACCCTAACCTCCCTACTACCCCTTCTCCGGCACCTGAATCCTTAGCCGACGTATCCAAATCCAACGCTCTTGACAACTCTGTAGAGACGACCACAACCACCATTACCACCGACGATGTGAATAACAAGGACGACACAGCCACCCTAGAGAAGCCCGAAACTACCGAAGACTCTTCTTCCACTTCCGATCTCGATTCCAGCCTCCCCAAGATCTCGGAAGACATCGATCACTTACTTGCTCTCCTTGAATCAAAACAAATTCCGGACCGAATCCCAGATTCCGTCGAGAAATTCGCCAAGCTTGTGGAAGACCAGATCGCAAAATATCATTCGGACGACGAGTCCATCAAGTGGCGCCAAGATTCCGATGAAGATTCCTCCCTCCTCAAATCAGTTGATAGAATCTCGAAACTGACAACTGCGCTCTCTCATCTCCCTTCGGATGAAAATTATAATCTCTCCATCAATCGCATCGGCAGCGTTCTACATCGcgtaatgttgtaccttgaaGACGAATTCCGGTGGATCCTTGAGAACGGAAGAGAATCGGAACCGAACGACTTTAAAGGGACACAACAATCGATCAACTCTAACAGTGATTGCTGTGTATTACCTGAACCAGACTCCGCCAGGGCGGTTGATTTCCCCGGTTACTCGCCGGAGACCATGTCAAACCTGAACAGTATTGCGGCAGCCATGATTGCAGCCGGGTACGAGACCGAGTGTTGCCAGGTTTACAGCATCTCGAGGCGTAATTCCATTGAGGAGGCATTGAAAAATAACGGATTCGAGAAGATCAGCATCGATGATGTGCTGAAAATGCAATGGGAATCACTTGAAGGAGAGATCAGCGCTTGGATTAAGGCCATCAAGCGCTGCGTCACAATCTACTTCGCGGGGGAGCGGAAGCTCTGCGATGCAGTATTTGAGGAAAATCAAGCGCTCTGTGGTTCCATCTTCGGCAACCTCGCTCGTGGCGTCGTCATTCAGCTTCTCAATTTCGCCGAAGCCGTGGCAATGACGAAGCGATCAGCAGAAAAGTTATTCAAGTTTCTGGACATGTACGAAGCACTGCTTGACCTGATCCCTGAATTGGACACCTTGTTTCCCAGCGAGTTCTCTGAATATCTCCAGAATGAGATCTCATCCGCTCGGTACGGCCTCGGCGAGGCTGCCGTCAGCATCTTCTACGATCTAGAGAACTCAATCAAGAGCGACACCAGTAGAGCTGCCGTCCCCGGTGGTGCCGTTCATCCATTAACACGATACACCATGAATTACCTAAAATACGCCGGTGAGTACAAAGACACATTAGAGCAGATCTTCCAAGAACACCAGAAGATTGATCAATCGGACGCAGGATCGGATAAAGAGAGCAGCAATCCAAGCTACGGCAACCAAGCAGCAAAGCCATCACCATTCTCCGTGCAATTGGTGACGGTGATGGATTTATTAGATTCCCATCTGGAAGCTAAATCGAAGCTCTACAAGGATCTCTCGTTAAACTACATTTTCTTGATGAACAACGGAAGGTACATAATTCAGAAGATCAAGGGGTCGAAGGAGATATACGAATTGATTGGGAATTCGTGGTGTCGCAAGAGATCATATAGTCTCAGGCAATACCACAAGAACTACCAAAGAGAGACATGGAATAAAGTATTGGGGTGTCTAAAGGATGAAGGCTTGCAGGTGAATGGGAAAGTATCGAAGCCTGTACTGAAGGAGAGGTTCAAGACCTTCAACGCCATGTTTGACGAGATACACAAGACGCAGACCTCATGGATTGTGAGTGACGAACAGCTTCAGTCCGAGCTTAGGGTTTCAATATCAGCAGTGGTGATTCCGGCGTACCGATCATTCTTAGGGAGGTTCAGCCAATATTTGGACTCCGGCAGGCAATCGGAGAAGTACATGAAGTACGGGCCGGAGGATATAGAGACATCCATTGATGAACTGTTTGAAGGGAACCCGACATCAATGGGTAGAAGGAGAACATGA